The following proteins are encoded in a genomic region of Nonomuraea muscovyensis:
- a CDS encoding NAD(P)-dependent oxidoreductase — translation MTPWTLLALPPLPEEALRSLLAPLGDRVELRVPAARDRAALLVALPEAEIVLGDWTGLLALDAAAVAAAPRLAFVQQPSVGVDGHDPAALAAAGVPLANTAGVNAVAVSEWCLAAALSLARRLPAADAAVRAGGWPQLDLGPRELSGRRAGIVGFGPIGAACAGLFRALGCQVSYWTRTPREESGYQDLEALVADSDVLVVVIALTAETRGLVDPRRMKRGALLVNAARGGVVDQTALAAALRDGHLGGAALDVFETEPLPAGDPLRELPGVLLSPHVAGVTPESTGRLLEATLANLEAVLDGRPVAHVLNGVSARVERRFPDMSTF, via the coding sequence ATGACGCCCTGGACGCTCCTGGCCCTGCCGCCGCTGCCCGAGGAGGCGCTGCGCAGCCTGCTGGCGCCGCTCGGCGACCGCGTCGAGCTCCGGGTGCCGGCCGCCCGTGACCGGGCGGCGCTGCTCGTCGCGCTGCCGGAGGCGGAGATCGTCCTCGGCGACTGGACGGGCCTGCTCGCGCTCGACGCCGCGGCCGTCGCGGCCGCGCCGCGGCTGGCGTTCGTGCAGCAGCCGTCGGTGGGCGTGGACGGCCACGACCCCGCTGCGCTGGCCGCCGCGGGCGTGCCGCTGGCCAACACCGCGGGCGTCAACGCCGTCGCGGTGTCGGAGTGGTGCCTGGCCGCCGCGCTGTCGCTGGCGCGCAGGCTGCCCGCCGCCGACGCCGCCGTCCGCGCGGGCGGCTGGCCCCAGCTCGACCTGGGCCCTCGCGAGCTGAGCGGCCGGCGCGCCGGCATCGTCGGCTTCGGGCCGATCGGCGCCGCGTGCGCCGGGTTGTTCCGCGCCCTCGGCTGCCAGGTGTCCTACTGGACGCGTACGCCCCGCGAGGAGTCCGGCTACCAGGACCTGGAGGCGCTGGTCGCCGATTCCGACGTGCTCGTCGTGGTGATCGCCCTGACCGCCGAGACCCGCGGCCTGGTCGACCCGAGACGGATGAAGCGGGGCGCGTTGCTCGTCAACGCCGCCCGCGGCGGCGTGGTGGACCAGACCGCGCTGGCCGCCGCGTTGCGCGACGGGCACCTCGGCGGCGCCGCGCTCGACGTCTTCGAGACCGAGCCGCTGCCCGCCGGCGACCCGTTGCGCGAGCTGCCCGGCGTGCTGCTGTCGCCGCACGTCGCGGGGGTGACCCCGGAGTCCACCGGGCGCCTGCTCGAAGCCACGCTGGCCAATCTTGAAGCGGTCCTCGACGGGCGTCCGGTGGCCCACGTGCTGAACGGGGTTTCAGCCCGGGTCGAACGCAGATTTCCGGATATGTCTACCTTTTAG
- a CDS encoding TetR/AcrR family transcriptional regulator gives MARQSDTRTRIQAVARELFAAQGVRDTSLRQISDRLGITKPALYYHFASREDLVRSIIQPMIDDTDRFVTAREQAPDRGPGGPRLLLEDYFELMWRHREVIVMIMRDVSTLTELDLTERMFGWRRRLTSLLLGPEVSVAQRVRATVALGGMSDCSVEYAHLPLEEVKGPAVEAAAAALGLAAPS, from the coding sequence ATGGCGAGGCAGAGTGACACCAGGACCCGCATCCAGGCCGTCGCGCGCGAGCTGTTCGCGGCGCAGGGCGTGCGCGACACCAGCCTGCGCCAGATCTCCGACCGGCTCGGCATCACCAAGCCCGCGCTCTACTACCACTTCGCCTCGCGCGAGGACCTGGTGCGCAGCATCATCCAGCCGATGATCGACGACACGGACCGCTTCGTGACCGCGCGCGAGCAGGCGCCGGATCGCGGACCCGGCGGCCCGCGGCTGCTCCTGGAGGACTACTTCGAGCTGATGTGGCGGCACCGCGAGGTGATCGTCATGATCATGCGCGACGTGTCGACGCTGACCGAGCTGGACCTGACGGAGCGGATGTTCGGCTGGCGGCGGCGACTCACCTCGCTGCTGCTCGGCCCCGAGGTCTCAGTCGCCCAGCGGGTCCGGGCGACGGTGGCGCTCGGCGGGATGTCCGACTGCTCAGTCGAGTACGCGCACCTGCCGCTGGAGGAGGTCAAGGGGCCGGCGGTCGAGGCGGCGGCGGCCGCGCTCGGGCTGGCCGCCCCGTCCTGA
- a CDS encoding serine/threonine-protein kinase — protein MVSESTPLIAGRYQLLRELGRGGMGVVWEGRDTLLNRQIAIKEVLLPDGLPRADQERQLLRTAREARTAAKLNHPSVVAIYDVVEADGRPWIIMELVRHPSVEEVVAKTGALPIRQAADVGRQVLSALRAAHQAGILHRDVKPSNILLSDDGRAVLTDFGIATAEGDSSLTSTGMVTGSPSFLAPERVRAAEAGPPSDLWSLGATLFATLVGRSPFERGEPMATLNALLNEEPDYRRIPPVMHPVLKGLLRKEPEDRLTAEEADGLLAEIVASRPAGYDLDVAEPRPSRGRGRTLVAAAAAAVLMLGGGTFAYFKLTPPAEGTSDVAARAAASSPLPATPVASTAAPRSSASPTPSATPTPTRAVAAVRAWRSPDGWSIARPTGWRGARSEAYTEWTRLGGRAHLGVRAVYVVRDPYQLMRDSEDELRGAAPDLRVVGRRAITHQGAKAVEWEFAYTAGEGAAPWARQGERYREVRRVIVAADAAYVVSWTMPEPQWNRTRSLMRQVVTSFTVGA, from the coding sequence ATGGTTTCGGAAAGCACGCCGCTGATCGCCGGGCGTTACCAGTTGCTCCGTGAGCTGGGGCGTGGCGGCATGGGAGTGGTCTGGGAAGGCCGCGACACGCTGCTCAACCGGCAGATCGCGATCAAAGAAGTGCTGCTGCCGGACGGGCTGCCGCGCGCGGACCAGGAGCGGCAGCTCCTGCGCACCGCCCGCGAGGCCAGGACGGCAGCCAAGCTCAACCACCCGTCGGTCGTCGCGATCTACGACGTGGTCGAGGCGGACGGCCGCCCGTGGATCATCATGGAGCTGGTGCGCCATCCCTCCGTCGAGGAGGTCGTCGCCAAGACGGGCGCGCTGCCCATCCGGCAGGCGGCCGACGTCGGCAGGCAGGTGCTCTCGGCGCTGCGCGCCGCCCACCAGGCGGGCATCCTGCACCGCGACGTCAAGCCGAGCAACATCCTGCTCTCCGACGACGGCAGGGCGGTGCTCACCGACTTCGGCATCGCCACGGCGGAGGGCGACTCCTCGCTCACCAGCACCGGCATGGTCACCGGGTCGCCGAGCTTCCTGGCCCCCGAACGGGTGCGCGCCGCCGAGGCCGGGCCGCCCTCCGACCTGTGGTCGCTCGGCGCCACGCTGTTCGCCACGCTGGTGGGCCGCTCGCCGTTCGAGCGCGGCGAGCCGATGGCCACGCTCAACGCCCTGCTCAACGAGGAGCCGGACTACCGCCGGATCCCCCCGGTGATGCATCCGGTCCTCAAGGGCCTGCTGCGCAAGGAGCCGGAGGACCGGCTCACCGCCGAGGAGGCCGACGGGCTGCTCGCCGAGATCGTCGCGTCCCGGCCGGCCGGCTACGACCTGGACGTGGCCGAGCCCCGGCCGTCGCGCGGACGGGGCCGGACCCTCGTCGCGGCTGCCGCGGCGGCGGTGCTCATGCTGGGCGGCGGCACGTTCGCCTACTTCAAGCTCACCCCGCCCGCCGAGGGCACCTCCGACGTCGCCGCGCGCGCCGCCGCCAGCAGCCCGCTGCCCGCCACGCCCGTCGCCTCCACCGCCGCGCCGAGGTCGTCGGCCAGCCCCACCCCGTCGGCCACGCCGACGCCGACCCGGGCGGTCGCGGCAGTGCGGGCGTGGAGGTCGCCCGACGGCTGGTCCATCGCCCGGCCCACCGGTTGGCGCGGGGCGCGTAGCGAGGCCTACACCGAGTGGACGCGGCTCGGTGGGCGGGCTCACCTCGGCGTGCGGGCCGTCTACGTCGTCCGCGACCCGTACCAGCTCATGCGCGACTCCGAGGACGAGCTGCGGGGCGCAGCGCCGGACCTGCGCGTGGTCGGCCGCAGGGCGATCACGCACCAGGGGGCCAAGGCCGTGGAGTGGGAGTTCGCCTACACGGCCGGCGAGGGCGCCGCGCCGTGGGCCCGGCAGGGGGAGAGGTACCGGGAGGTGCGCCGCGTGATCGTCGCCGCCGACGCCGCCTACGTCGTGTCGTGGACGATGCCCGAACCTCAGTGGAACCGCACCAGGAGCCTGATGCGGCAGGTCGTCACGAGCTTCACCGTGGGCGCATGA
- a CDS encoding CaiB/BaiF CoA transferase family protein has translation MTGTPQGPLAGVRVLELAGLAPGPFAGMMLADHGAEVLRVDRVSAVSDRPRTDVMDRGKRTVGLDLKAPEGVAAFKELAAHADVVIEVFRPGVAERLGIGPDDLHAVNGRLVYGRMTGWGQDGPLAPAAGHEIDYIAISGVLSLLGRADGPPTPPINILGDFAGGGLMLAYGVLLALLERERTGRGRVIDAAMVDGSALLFAMFAHGVQSGFWGPRGTNLLDTGAPMYDTYETADGRYVAVGPLEPQFWDEMVTRMGLTDLPDRADRTQWPALRARLAEAFRSRTRAQWEAVFEGSDACVAPVLSMTEAAEHPHNVARGTFVDVGGVTQPRPAPRLLGAPAAELAPATRLADLSVWGLSAEVAAKLRAQGVLA, from the coding sequence ATGACCGGAACCCCCCAGGGCCCGCTCGCCGGGGTGCGGGTGCTGGAGCTCGCCGGGCTCGCGCCCGGGCCGTTCGCCGGGATGATGCTCGCCGACCACGGCGCCGAGGTGCTGCGGGTGGACCGCGTCTCCGCCGTCTCCGACCGGCCGCGCACCGACGTGATGGACCGCGGCAAGCGGACGGTCGGGCTGGACCTGAAGGCGCCGGAGGGCGTGGCGGCGTTCAAGGAACTGGCCGCGCACGCCGACGTGGTCATCGAGGTGTTCCGGCCGGGCGTCGCCGAGCGGCTCGGCATCGGGCCGGACGACCTGCACGCGGTCAACGGGCGGCTCGTCTACGGCCGGATGACCGGGTGGGGGCAGGACGGTCCGCTGGCTCCGGCCGCGGGGCACGAAATCGACTACATCGCGATCTCCGGCGTGCTGTCGCTGCTGGGCCGCGCGGACGGGCCGCCGACTCCGCCGATCAACATCCTGGGCGACTTCGCCGGCGGCGGCCTCATGTTGGCCTACGGCGTGCTGCTCGCCCTGCTCGAACGGGAGCGGACCGGCCGCGGGCGGGTGATCGACGCGGCCATGGTCGACGGGTCGGCCCTGCTGTTCGCGATGTTCGCCCACGGGGTGCAGAGCGGCTTCTGGGGGCCGCGCGGCACCAACCTGCTCGACACGGGCGCGCCGATGTACGACACCTACGAGACCGCCGACGGGCGGTACGTGGCGGTGGGACCGCTGGAGCCGCAATTCTGGGACGAGATGGTCACCCGCATGGGGCTGACGGACCTGCCCGACCGCGCCGACCGGACGCAGTGGCCGGCGCTGCGGGCACGCCTGGCGGAGGCGTTCCGGTCGCGGACGCGGGCGCAGTGGGAGGCGGTCTTCGAGGGCTCCGACGCGTGCGTCGCGCCCGTGCTGTCGATGACCGAGGCGGCGGAGCACCCGCACAACGTGGCGCGCGGCACGTTCGTCGACGTCGGCGGCGTCACCCAGCCGCGCCCCGCGCCGCGCCTGCTCGGCGCGCCCGCCGCCGAGCTGGCCCCGGCCACCAGGCTGGCCGACCTGTCCGTGTGGGGCCTGTCAGCCGAGGTCGCCGCCAAGCTCCGCGCCCAGGGCGTGCTGGCCTGA
- a CDS encoding GyrI-like domain-containing protein produces MEITDRDELTVVGFVVRTTNADELDPARARLPALWQRAGAPGAFAHVPGRIDEHLYAVLTDYESDHHGAYTQVVGIGVRTAPRLPEGMVAVRVPAAKALLVAARGTMPQAIVDAWQQVWKHTESGGTPPRAFTTDLEVHHPDGVDLYIAV; encoded by the coding sequence GTGGAGATCACAGACCGCGATGAACTGACCGTGGTCGGCTTCGTCGTCCGCACCACGAACGCCGACGAGCTGGACCCCGCGCGGGCCAGGCTGCCGGCGCTGTGGCAGCGGGCCGGCGCGCCGGGGGCGTTCGCGCACGTGCCGGGACGGATCGACGAGCACCTGTACGCGGTGCTCACCGACTACGAGAGCGACCACCACGGGGCCTACACGCAGGTCGTCGGCATCGGCGTGCGCACGGCGCCGCGCCTGCCGGAGGGGATGGTGGCGGTCCGCGTGCCCGCCGCCAAGGCGTTGCTGGTGGCGGCCCGCGGCACGATGCCGCAGGCGATCGTGGACGCGTGGCAGCAGGTGTGGAAGCACACCGAGTCGGGCGGCACGCCGCCGCGCGCGTTCACCACGGACCTGGAGGTGCACCACCCCGACGGGGTGGATCTCTACATCGCCGTCTGA
- a CDS encoding MarR family winged helix-turn-helix transcriptional regulator, translated as MSTPPTEVFRRYLSAMVLNSLATAEAAGLNATDYYALNLLDLSGPLTSGELAVRTGLTTGATTRLIDRLEKGGHVRRVPDPVDRRKVIVETTGQPEGLDEVLAGTRRRIGEVLGSYSEDELATLFDYFGRAATAYREATDELISARRG; from the coding sequence ATGTCAACGCCGCCGACCGAGGTCTTCCGCCGGTACCTGAGCGCGATGGTGCTCAACAGCCTGGCCACCGCCGAGGCCGCGGGGCTCAACGCCACCGACTACTACGCGCTCAACCTGCTCGACCTGTCCGGCCCGCTGACCTCCGGCGAGCTGGCCGTACGCACAGGGCTGACCACGGGGGCGACCACCCGGCTCATCGACCGGCTGGAGAAGGGCGGGCACGTTCGCCGGGTGCCCGACCCCGTCGACCGCCGCAAGGTGATCGTGGAGACCACCGGGCAGCCGGAGGGCCTGGACGAGGTGCTGGCCGGCACCAGGCGGCGGATCGGCGAGGTGCTGGGGAGCTACTCGGAGGATGAGCTGGCCACGCTGTTCGACTACTTCGGCCGGGCCGCCACGGCCTACCGCGAGGCCACCGACGAGCTGATCAGCGCCCGGCGGGGCTGA
- a CDS encoding FAD-binding oxidoreductase — MSTHRRAVEQIRQSYAEIPGGAPPRLAKATSNLFRFRDPGRTAKLSARDLDEVISVDPVTMTAEVQGMTTYEHLVDATLPHGLMPYVVPQLKTITLGGAVTGLGIESTSFRDGLPHESVEELEILTGDGRVVVARDDNEHRDLFRAFPNSYGTLGYALRIKIRLRPVQPYVRLTHIPFTDAGKCMLAMQEICERMEHDGERVDFVDGVFFGPQEMYVTVGRFAERAPYVSDYTGMRIYYQSIRRRQRDWLTIRDYLWRWDTDWFWCSRAFGVQQPVVRSLMPRRWMRSDVYRRLVALDRRFGVTARFDRWADRPVQESVIQDVETPVERGAEFLEFFHDKVGMTPVWMCPLRSSSTWPLYPLEQGKLYVNFGFWGMVPLPRGQFDGYYNRLIENTVHELDGHKSLYSTSFYAREQFWHLYNGDAYWPVKREYDPDGRLLDLYDKCVRGR; from the coding sequence ATGTCGACACACCGACGGGCAGTAGAGCAGATCCGCCAGTCCTACGCGGAGATCCCCGGCGGCGCCCCGCCCAGGCTCGCCAAGGCCACGTCCAACCTCTTCAGGTTCCGTGACCCGGGCCGCACCGCCAAGCTCTCGGCCAGAGACCTCGACGAGGTCATCAGCGTCGACCCGGTGACGATGACGGCCGAGGTCCAGGGCATGACGACCTACGAGCACCTCGTCGACGCCACGCTGCCGCACGGCCTCATGCCGTACGTGGTGCCCCAGCTCAAGACCATCACCCTGGGCGGGGCCGTCACGGGCCTCGGCATCGAGTCCACCAGCTTCAGGGACGGCCTGCCGCACGAGTCGGTCGAGGAGCTCGAGATCCTCACCGGCGACGGGCGCGTCGTCGTGGCCCGCGACGACAACGAGCACCGCGACCTGTTCCGCGCCTTCCCCAACTCCTACGGCACGCTCGGCTACGCCCTGCGCATCAAGATCAGGCTCAGGCCGGTCCAGCCGTACGTCAGGCTCACCCACATCCCGTTCACCGACGCCGGCAAGTGCATGCTGGCCATGCAGGAGATCTGCGAGCGGATGGAGCACGACGGGGAGCGCGTCGACTTCGTCGACGGCGTGTTCTTCGGCCCGCAGGAGATGTATGTCACGGTCGGCCGCTTCGCCGAGCGCGCCCCCTACGTCTCCGACTACACGGGCATGCGGATCTACTACCAGTCGATCAGGCGGCGCCAGCGCGACTGGCTGACGATCCGCGACTACCTGTGGCGCTGGGACACCGACTGGTTCTGGTGCTCGCGCGCCTTCGGCGTGCAGCAGCCCGTGGTGCGCTCGCTCATGCCGCGCCGCTGGATGCGCTCCGACGTCTACCGCAGGCTGGTGGCGCTGGACCGCAGGTTCGGGGTGACGGCGCGGTTCGACCGGTGGGCCGACCGGCCGGTGCAGGAGTCGGTCATCCAGGACGTCGAGACGCCGGTCGAGCGGGGGGCCGAGTTCCTCGAGTTCTTCCACGACAAGGTCGGGATGACACCGGTGTGGATGTGCCCGCTGCGGTCCTCCTCCACCTGGCCGCTCTACCCGCTGGAGCAGGGCAAGCTGTACGTCAACTTCGGCTTCTGGGGCATGGTGCCGCTGCCGCGCGGGCAGTTCGACGGCTACTACAACCGGCTCATCGAGAACACCGTGCACGAGCTCGACGGGCACAAGTCGCTCTACTCCACCTCGTTCTACGCCCGCGAGCAGTTCTGGCACCTCTACAACGGTGACGCCTATTGGCCGGTCAAGCGGGAATACGACCCGGACGGGCGCCTGCTGGACCTGTACGACAAGTGTGTGCGGGGAAGGTGA
- a CDS encoding SAM-dependent methyltransferase, with product MLASIFEKIVGPEANIAFQAYDGSKAGPDGADVTLEVKSPIAVAYLAQAPGELGLARAYVAGHMDVHGDMYTLLDRMWNITTNDLTTAGKLAAVRSLGLKPLLMRVPPPPQEVRRSALARLGSRHAKQRDAEAIHHHYDVSNRFYEWVLGPSMAYTCAVYPSEGATLEEAQYAKFDLVARKLGLKPGMRLLDVGCGWGAMAMHAARHYGVKVLGVTLSRQQAEWAQRAIAEAGLQDLAEVRHMDYRDVTETGFDAVSSIGLTEHIGKDNLASYFSFLYGKLKPGGRLLNHCITRPTGTEKTFNKGGFINRYVFPDGELESVGHLIRQMEDTGFEIHHQENLRQHYARTLRHWCDNLDANWTEAVQEVGMGTARVWALYMAGCIVGFERNKVQLHQVLGVRLDDAGQAGVPLRPARDWP from the coding sequence ATGCTGGCATCCATCTTCGAGAAGATCGTCGGCCCCGAGGCGAACATCGCCTTCCAGGCCTACGACGGCAGCAAGGCGGGGCCCGACGGGGCGGACGTCACCCTGGAGGTGAAGTCCCCCATCGCGGTGGCCTACCTGGCCCAGGCCCCGGGCGAGCTCGGCCTCGCCCGGGCGTACGTGGCAGGGCACATGGACGTCCACGGCGACATGTACACCCTGCTGGACCGCATGTGGAACATCACCACCAACGACCTGACGACGGCCGGGAAGCTCGCCGCGGTCCGGTCGCTCGGTCTCAAGCCGCTGCTCATGCGGGTGCCGCCGCCCCCTCAGGAGGTGCGGCGCAGCGCGCTGGCCCGGCTCGGCTCGCGCCACGCCAAGCAGCGTGACGCCGAGGCCATCCACCATCACTACGACGTCTCCAACCGCTTCTACGAGTGGGTGCTCGGCCCGTCCATGGCCTACACCTGCGCGGTCTACCCCTCCGAGGGGGCGACGCTGGAGGAGGCGCAGTACGCCAAGTTCGACCTGGTGGCGCGCAAGCTCGGCCTCAAGCCCGGCATGCGCCTGCTCGACGTCGGCTGCGGCTGGGGCGCCATGGCCATGCACGCGGCCCGCCACTACGGCGTCAAGGTCCTCGGCGTGACCCTCAGCCGGCAGCAGGCCGAGTGGGCGCAGCGGGCCATCGCCGAGGCCGGGCTGCAGGACCTGGCGGAGGTCCGCCACATGGACTACCGCGACGTGACCGAGACCGGCTTCGACGCGGTCAGCTCCATCGGCCTGACCGAGCACATCGGCAAGGACAACCTGGCGTCCTACTTCTCGTTCCTCTACGGCAAGCTCAAGCCGGGCGGGCGGCTGCTCAACCACTGCATCACCCGGCCGACCGGCACCGAGAAGACCTTCAACAAGGGCGGCTTCATCAACCGCTACGTCTTCCCCGACGGCGAGCTGGAGTCGGTCGGCCATCTGATCAGGCAGATGGAGGACACCGGCTTCGAGATCCACCACCAGGAGAACCTGCGCCAGCACTACGCCCGGACACTGCGCCACTGGTGCGACAACCTCGACGCCAACTGGACCGAGGCCGTCCAGGAGGTCGGCATGGGCACCGCCCGGGTGTGGGCCCTCTACATGGCCGGCTGCATCGTCGGCTTCGAGCGCAACAAGGTGCAGCTCCACCAGGTGCTCGGCGTCAGGCTCGACGACGCCGGCCAGGCCGGCGTCCCCCTCCGCCCCGCCCGCGACTGGCCCTGA
- a CDS encoding SgcJ/EcaC family oxidoreductase: protein MAMTQPAEKAVRELFADLRDAWDRGDGDAYGACFTEDATYTTFVGTVYHGRADIAAGHQALFGAFLKGTRMYEQIDEIRFLGPDAAVVVGRGEVAKKRPRELGKVQTYTLVREADGRWRIAAFHNTKRRSLMEAVSFRLLPASRPLGAAPGASAARA from the coding sequence ATGGCCATGACCCAGCCCGCAGAGAAGGCCGTCCGCGAGCTGTTCGCCGACCTGCGCGACGCCTGGGACCGCGGCGACGGCGACGCCTACGGTGCCTGCTTCACCGAGGACGCCACCTACACGACCTTCGTCGGCACCGTCTACCACGGCCGGGCCGACATCGCCGCCGGGCACCAGGCGCTGTTCGGCGCGTTCCTCAAGGGCACCCGCATGTACGAGCAGATCGACGAGATCCGCTTCCTCGGCCCCGACGCGGCCGTCGTGGTGGGCAGGGGAGAGGTGGCCAAGAAGCGGCCCCGCGAGCTGGGCAAGGTGCAGACCTACACGCTCGTCCGCGAGGCCGACGGCCGCTGGCGCATCGCCGCCTTCCACAACACCAAGCGCAGGAGCCTGATGGAGGCCGTCTCCTTCCGGCTCCTGCCCGCCAGCAGGCCCCTGGGCGCCGCCCCCGGCGCTAGCGCAGCTCGCGCTTGA
- a CDS encoding FAD-dependent monooxygenase, producing the protein MHVLISGASVAGPALAYWLVRYGFDVTVVERAPALRKAGGHAVDLFRPAMDIVERMGLLGPVLDHKTGTERLVMSVPGRARPVEMDTRRLVAAISDRHVEIMRDDLGEILYDATRDDVEYVFADSIAAIGQDGEVRFDSGRARGFDLVIGADGLHSNVRRLVFGPESRFTTWIGAYLAVASVPNHLGLDGRMEGVLDIDRLAGMYGAAGLDEARALFLFRTPEPLDYHHRDTARQRRLLREHFADLGWETPRLLDEADRAEAFYFDSITQLRLDTWSRGRVSLVGDAGYCPGPAVGGSTSLAVVGAYVLAGELALAGGDHERAFPAYEAEIGDYVRRSRAFALSAAKRLVPRSRLDLWGLAQAVRLLAVLPTTVTRAASKIGAGGARLHDSIRPKDYPALLRSASGQHALGAELGGDLG; encoded by the coding sequence ATGCACGTACTGATCTCCGGCGCCAGCGTCGCCGGACCCGCCCTCGCGTACTGGCTCGTCCGGTACGGCTTCGACGTGACGGTGGTGGAGCGCGCCCCGGCGCTGCGCAAGGCCGGAGGGCACGCGGTGGACCTCTTCAGGCCCGCCATGGACATCGTGGAGCGGATGGGCCTGCTCGGCCCCGTCCTGGACCACAAGACGGGCACCGAGCGGCTGGTCATGTCCGTGCCCGGCCGCGCCCGCCCCGTGGAGATGGATACGCGCCGGCTCGTCGCGGCGATCTCCGACCGGCACGTCGAGATCATGCGCGACGACCTCGGCGAGATCCTCTACGACGCCACCCGCGACGACGTCGAGTACGTCTTCGCCGACTCCATCGCCGCCATCGGCCAGGACGGCGAGGTGCGGTTCGACAGCGGGCGGGCCCGCGGGTTCGACCTGGTGATCGGCGCGGACGGCCTGCACTCCAACGTCCGCCGCCTCGTCTTCGGCCCGGAGTCGCGCTTCACCACCTGGATCGGCGCCTACCTGGCCGTCGCCTCCGTGCCCAACCACCTGGGCCTCGACGGCCGGATGGAGGGCGTGCTCGACATCGACCGGCTGGCCGGCATGTACGGTGCGGCCGGCCTCGACGAGGCGCGGGCCCTGTTCCTGTTCCGGACGCCGGAGCCGCTCGACTACCACCACCGCGACACGGCGCGGCAGCGGCGACTGCTGCGCGAGCACTTCGCGGATCTCGGCTGGGAGACGCCCCGCCTGCTGGACGAGGCCGACCGCGCCGAGGCGTTCTACTTCGACTCCATCACCCAGCTCCGCCTGGACACCTGGTCACGCGGGCGGGTGAGCCTGGTCGGCGACGCCGGATACTGCCCCGGCCCCGCCGTCGGCGGCAGCACCAGCCTGGCCGTCGTCGGCGCGTACGTCCTGGCCGGCGAACTGGCCCTGGCGGGCGGCGACCACGAGCGGGCCTTCCCCGCCTACGAGGCGGAGATCGGCGACTACGTACGGCGCAGCCGCGCCTTCGCGCTGAGCGCCGCCAAGCGCCTGGTGCCCCGCTCCCGCCTCGACCTGTGGGGGCTGGCGCAGGCGGTCCGGCTCCTCGCGGTGCTGCCCACCACCGTCACGCGGGCGGCGAGCAAGATCGGCGCCGGTGGGGCGCGGCTGCACGACTCGATCCGGCCGAAGGACTATCCGGCGCTCCTGCGGTCCGCCTCAGGCCAGCACGCCCTGGGCGCGGAGCTTGGCGGCGACCTCGGCTGA